One genomic region from Bos indicus isolate NIAB-ARS_2022 breed Sahiwal x Tharparkar chromosome 17, NIAB-ARS_B.indTharparkar_mat_pri_1.0, whole genome shotgun sequence encodes:
- the ZNF605 gene encoding zinc finger protein 605 isoform X1 — MNDIISNKIPIATLGHGSQDQDLCEIRKKRPQDLGCIPIFDQRFRVSGQREVTERTDFPELGKMMKSQISFEDVAVNFTLEEWQLLNPTQKTLYRDVMLENYSNLVLLGYQVIKPEMIFKLEQENPWLLDEEILSQNFSEKVWLDNNLKMWHQDNQDKLKSLERGHEYDIFERMFHLGINFDHLGMRSHKCGTGEKSLKDPFDFLILKSNCERKKLDELNRKLLFCIKPARTYGGIKYSDGNTCRKVSSKEPGLIMSHIPHTGVCLCMECGKVFNKKSQLIIHQRTHTGEKPYGCRDCGKAFSQKSLLTIHQRTHSGEKPYGCGECQKAFSRKSLLILHQRTHTGEKPYGCSDCGKAFSRKSQLKRHQITHTIEKPYGCSDCGKVFSQKLKLITHQRTHTGEKPYRCSDCGKAFFWKSQLITHQRVHTGKKPYACSECKKAFSRNSLLIRHQRIHTGEKPYECSECGEAFIRKPQLVKHQMTHTGEKNYQCSNCEEAFFKKSELIKHQKVHLGERPYGCVECGKTFFGKSQLLTHQRTHTGEKPYECSACGKAFTQKSSLVSHQRTHTGEKPYECSECGKTFSEKSSLIHHQRTHTGEKPFECGECRKAFAWKPQLLRHQRIHTGEKPYGCSECGKAFVQKVQLIKHQRNHTGEKTYGCNDCAKAFFEKAQLIIHQRIHTGERPYKCEECGKSFTRKSHLMRHQRIHTGDKYYGCSECGTVFHRKAQLLIHQRSHML; from the exons ATATCGTTTGAAGATGTGGCTGTGAATTTCACATTGGAGGAGTGGCAGCTGCTTAATCCTACTCAGAAGACCTTGTACAGAGACGTGATGTTGGAGAACTATAGCAATCTAGTTTTATTGG GTTATCAAGTTATCAAACCTGAGATGATCTTCAAGCTGGAGCAAGAAAACCCATGGTTATTAGATGAAGAAATCCTAAGTCAAAACTTCTCAG aaaaagTCTGGCTAGATAATAATCTCAAAATGTGGCATCAGGATAATCAAGACAAGCTTAAAAGTTTGGAGAGAGGCCATGAATATGACATCTTTGAGAGAATGTTTCATTTAGGTATTAACTTTGATCATTTAGGAATGAGATCCCATAAATGTGGCACAGGTGAAAAAAGTCTGAAGGAtccttttgattttcttattctaaaaagtaactgtgaaagaaagaaacttgatGAGCTTAAtaggaaattattattttgtattaaacCTGCCAGAACTTATGGTGGAATAAAATACTCTGATGGCAATACATGTAGAAAAGTCAGCAGTAAAGAGCCAGGACTCATTATGAGCCATATACCACACACAGGAGTCTGTTTGTGCATGGAATGTGGCAAggtttttaataaaaagtcacAGCTCATTATACATCAAAGAACTCATAcaggagagaagccctatggATGCCGGGACTGTGGGAAAGCTTTCTCCCAGAAGTCATTGCTCACTATTCATCAAAGGACTCATTCAGGAGAAAAACCATATGGGTGTGGGGAATGTCAGAAAGCTTTCAGTAGGAAATCACTGCTCATTTTACATCAGAGaactcacacaggagagaagccctatggctGCAGTGactgtgggaaagccttcagcaGGAAGTCACAGCTTAAAAGACATCAGATAACCCATACGATAGAGAAGCCCTATGGCTGCAGTGACTGTGGGAAAGTCTTCTCCCAGAAATTAAAGCTCATTACACATCAGAGGACACACACAGGCGAGAAGCCCTACAGATGTAGTGATTGTGGAAAAGCCTTCTTTTGGAAGTCACAGCTTATAACTCATCAGAGGGTTCATACAGGGAAGAAGCCGTATGCCTGTAGTGAATGTAAAAAAGCCTTCAGCAGGAACTCACTCCTCATTAGGCATCAGAGGATccatacaggagagaaaccctatgaatgcaGTGAATGTGGTGAAGCCTTCATCAGAAAACCACAACTTGTTAAACATCAAATGACTCATACGGGAGAGAAGAACTATCAGTGCAGTAATTGTGAGGAAGCCTTCTTTAAGAAGTCAGAACTAATTAAACATCAAAAGGTTCATTTAGGAGAAAGACCCTATGGATGTGTTGAATGTGGAAAAACCTTCTTTGGAAAGTCACAGCTCCTGACACATCAAAgaactcacactggagagaaaccttatgaatgtaGTGCCTGTGGGAAAGCCTTCACCCAGAAGTCCAGCCTGGTGTCCCATCAGAGGACACATACAGGGGAGAAACCTTAtgaatgcagtgaatgtgggaaaaccTTCAGTGAGAAGTCAAGTCTCATTCACCATCAGAGAACCCATACTGGAGAAAAACCCTTCGAATGTGGTGAGTGTAGGAAAGCTTTTGCCTGGAAGCCACAGCTTCTTAGGCACCAGAGAATTCATACAGGGGAGAAACCCTATGGATGCAGTGAATGTGGAAAGGCATTTGTTCAGAAAGTACAGCTCATTAAACATCAGAGAAATCATACAGGAGAGAAGACCTATGGATGCAAtgactgtgcaaaagctttcttTGAGAAGGCACAGCTCATTatacatcagagaattcatacaggAGAGAGACCCTATAAATGTGAGGAATGTGGGAAGTCTTTCACTAGGAAGTCACACCTTATGAGGCATCAGAGGATCCATACAGGGGATAAGTACTATggatgcagtgaatgtgggactGTCTTCCACAGGAAGGCGCAGCTCCTGATTCATCAGAGAAGTCATATGCTGTAG
- the ZNF605 gene encoding zinc finger protein 605 isoform X2, with translation MSVTWLMSGGEIESISFEDVAVNFTLEEWQLLNPTQKTLYRDVMLENYSNLVLLGYQVIKPEMIFKLEQENPWLLDEEILSQNFSEKVWLDNNLKMWHQDNQDKLKSLERGHEYDIFERMFHLGINFDHLGMRSHKCGTGEKSLKDPFDFLILKSNCERKKLDELNRKLLFCIKPARTYGGIKYSDGNTCRKVSSKEPGLIMSHIPHTGVCLCMECGKVFNKKSQLIIHQRTHTGEKPYGCRDCGKAFSQKSLLTIHQRTHSGEKPYGCGECQKAFSRKSLLILHQRTHTGEKPYGCSDCGKAFSRKSQLKRHQITHTIEKPYGCSDCGKVFSQKLKLITHQRTHTGEKPYRCSDCGKAFFWKSQLITHQRVHTGKKPYACSECKKAFSRNSLLIRHQRIHTGEKPYECSECGEAFIRKPQLVKHQMTHTGEKNYQCSNCEEAFFKKSELIKHQKVHLGERPYGCVECGKTFFGKSQLLTHQRTHTGEKPYECSACGKAFTQKSSLVSHQRTHTGEKPYECSECGKTFSEKSSLIHHQRTHTGEKPFECGECRKAFAWKPQLLRHQRIHTGEKPYGCSECGKAFVQKVQLIKHQRNHTGEKTYGCNDCAKAFFEKAQLIIHQRIHTGERPYKCEECGKSFTRKSHLMRHQRIHTGDKYYGCSECGTVFHRKAQLLIHQRSHML, from the exons ATATCGTTTGAAGATGTGGCTGTGAATTTCACATTGGAGGAGTGGCAGCTGCTTAATCCTACTCAGAAGACCTTGTACAGAGACGTGATGTTGGAGAACTATAGCAATCTAGTTTTATTGG GTTATCAAGTTATCAAACCTGAGATGATCTTCAAGCTGGAGCAAGAAAACCCATGGTTATTAGATGAAGAAATCCTAAGTCAAAACTTCTCAG aaaaagTCTGGCTAGATAATAATCTCAAAATGTGGCATCAGGATAATCAAGACAAGCTTAAAAGTTTGGAGAGAGGCCATGAATATGACATCTTTGAGAGAATGTTTCATTTAGGTATTAACTTTGATCATTTAGGAATGAGATCCCATAAATGTGGCACAGGTGAAAAAAGTCTGAAGGAtccttttgattttcttattctaaaaagtaactgtgaaagaaagaaacttgatGAGCTTAAtaggaaattattattttgtattaaacCTGCCAGAACTTATGGTGGAATAAAATACTCTGATGGCAATACATGTAGAAAAGTCAGCAGTAAAGAGCCAGGACTCATTATGAGCCATATACCACACACAGGAGTCTGTTTGTGCATGGAATGTGGCAAggtttttaataaaaagtcacAGCTCATTATACATCAAAGAACTCATAcaggagagaagccctatggATGCCGGGACTGTGGGAAAGCTTTCTCCCAGAAGTCATTGCTCACTATTCATCAAAGGACTCATTCAGGAGAAAAACCATATGGGTGTGGGGAATGTCAGAAAGCTTTCAGTAGGAAATCACTGCTCATTTTACATCAGAGaactcacacaggagagaagccctatggctGCAGTGactgtgggaaagccttcagcaGGAAGTCACAGCTTAAAAGACATCAGATAACCCATACGATAGAGAAGCCCTATGGCTGCAGTGACTGTGGGAAAGTCTTCTCCCAGAAATTAAAGCTCATTACACATCAGAGGACACACACAGGCGAGAAGCCCTACAGATGTAGTGATTGTGGAAAAGCCTTCTTTTGGAAGTCACAGCTTATAACTCATCAGAGGGTTCATACAGGGAAGAAGCCGTATGCCTGTAGTGAATGTAAAAAAGCCTTCAGCAGGAACTCACTCCTCATTAGGCATCAGAGGATccatacaggagagaaaccctatgaatgcaGTGAATGTGGTGAAGCCTTCATCAGAAAACCACAACTTGTTAAACATCAAATGACTCATACGGGAGAGAAGAACTATCAGTGCAGTAATTGTGAGGAAGCCTTCTTTAAGAAGTCAGAACTAATTAAACATCAAAAGGTTCATTTAGGAGAAAGACCCTATGGATGTGTTGAATGTGGAAAAACCTTCTTTGGAAAGTCACAGCTCCTGACACATCAAAgaactcacactggagagaaaccttatgaatgtaGTGCCTGTGGGAAAGCCTTCACCCAGAAGTCCAGCCTGGTGTCCCATCAGAGGACACATACAGGGGAGAAACCTTAtgaatgcagtgaatgtgggaaaaccTTCAGTGAGAAGTCAAGTCTCATTCACCATCAGAGAACCCATACTGGAGAAAAACCCTTCGAATGTGGTGAGTGTAGGAAAGCTTTTGCCTGGAAGCCACAGCTTCTTAGGCACCAGAGAATTCATACAGGGGAGAAACCCTATGGATGCAGTGAATGTGGAAAGGCATTTGTTCAGAAAGTACAGCTCATTAAACATCAGAGAAATCATACAGGAGAGAAGACCTATGGATGCAAtgactgtgcaaaagctttcttTGAGAAGGCACAGCTCATTatacatcagagaattcatacaggAGAGAGACCCTATAAATGTGAGGAATGTGGGAAGTCTTTCACTAGGAAGTCACACCTTATGAGGCATCAGAGGATCCATACAGGGGATAAGTACTATggatgcagtgaatgtgggactGTCTTCCACAGGAAGGCGCAGCTCCTGATTCATCAGAGAAGTCATATGCTGTAG
- the ZNF605 gene encoding zinc finger protein 605 isoform X3, giving the protein MMKSQISFEDVAVNFTLEEWQLLNPTQKTLYRDVMLENYSNLVLLGYQVIKPEMIFKLEQENPWLLDEEILSQNFSEKVWLDNNLKMWHQDNQDKLKSLERGHEYDIFERMFHLGINFDHLGMRSHKCGTGEKSLKDPFDFLILKSNCERKKLDELNRKLLFCIKPARTYGGIKYSDGNTCRKVSSKEPGLIMSHIPHTGVCLCMECGKVFNKKSQLIIHQRTHTGEKPYGCRDCGKAFSQKSLLTIHQRTHSGEKPYGCGECQKAFSRKSLLILHQRTHTGEKPYGCSDCGKAFSRKSQLKRHQITHTIEKPYGCSDCGKVFSQKLKLITHQRTHTGEKPYRCSDCGKAFFWKSQLITHQRVHTGKKPYACSECKKAFSRNSLLIRHQRIHTGEKPYECSECGEAFIRKPQLVKHQMTHTGEKNYQCSNCEEAFFKKSELIKHQKVHLGERPYGCVECGKTFFGKSQLLTHQRTHTGEKPYECSACGKAFTQKSSLVSHQRTHTGEKPYECSECGKTFSEKSSLIHHQRTHTGEKPFECGECRKAFAWKPQLLRHQRIHTGEKPYGCSECGKAFVQKVQLIKHQRNHTGEKTYGCNDCAKAFFEKAQLIIHQRIHTGERPYKCEECGKSFTRKSHLMRHQRIHTGDKYYGCSECGTVFHRKAQLLIHQRSHML; this is encoded by the exons ATATCGTTTGAAGATGTGGCTGTGAATTTCACATTGGAGGAGTGGCAGCTGCTTAATCCTACTCAGAAGACCTTGTACAGAGACGTGATGTTGGAGAACTATAGCAATCTAGTTTTATTGG GTTATCAAGTTATCAAACCTGAGATGATCTTCAAGCTGGAGCAAGAAAACCCATGGTTATTAGATGAAGAAATCCTAAGTCAAAACTTCTCAG aaaaagTCTGGCTAGATAATAATCTCAAAATGTGGCATCAGGATAATCAAGACAAGCTTAAAAGTTTGGAGAGAGGCCATGAATATGACATCTTTGAGAGAATGTTTCATTTAGGTATTAACTTTGATCATTTAGGAATGAGATCCCATAAATGTGGCACAGGTGAAAAAAGTCTGAAGGAtccttttgattttcttattctaaaaagtaactgtgaaagaaagaaacttgatGAGCTTAAtaggaaattattattttgtattaaacCTGCCAGAACTTATGGTGGAATAAAATACTCTGATGGCAATACATGTAGAAAAGTCAGCAGTAAAGAGCCAGGACTCATTATGAGCCATATACCACACACAGGAGTCTGTTTGTGCATGGAATGTGGCAAggtttttaataaaaagtcacAGCTCATTATACATCAAAGAACTCATAcaggagagaagccctatggATGCCGGGACTGTGGGAAAGCTTTCTCCCAGAAGTCATTGCTCACTATTCATCAAAGGACTCATTCAGGAGAAAAACCATATGGGTGTGGGGAATGTCAGAAAGCTTTCAGTAGGAAATCACTGCTCATTTTACATCAGAGaactcacacaggagagaagccctatggctGCAGTGactgtgggaaagccttcagcaGGAAGTCACAGCTTAAAAGACATCAGATAACCCATACGATAGAGAAGCCCTATGGCTGCAGTGACTGTGGGAAAGTCTTCTCCCAGAAATTAAAGCTCATTACACATCAGAGGACACACACAGGCGAGAAGCCCTACAGATGTAGTGATTGTGGAAAAGCCTTCTTTTGGAAGTCACAGCTTATAACTCATCAGAGGGTTCATACAGGGAAGAAGCCGTATGCCTGTAGTGAATGTAAAAAAGCCTTCAGCAGGAACTCACTCCTCATTAGGCATCAGAGGATccatacaggagagaaaccctatgaatgcaGTGAATGTGGTGAAGCCTTCATCAGAAAACCACAACTTGTTAAACATCAAATGACTCATACGGGAGAGAAGAACTATCAGTGCAGTAATTGTGAGGAAGCCTTCTTTAAGAAGTCAGAACTAATTAAACATCAAAAGGTTCATTTAGGAGAAAGACCCTATGGATGTGTTGAATGTGGAAAAACCTTCTTTGGAAAGTCACAGCTCCTGACACATCAAAgaactcacactggagagaaaccttatgaatgtaGTGCCTGTGGGAAAGCCTTCACCCAGAAGTCCAGCCTGGTGTCCCATCAGAGGACACATACAGGGGAGAAACCTTAtgaatgcagtgaatgtgggaaaaccTTCAGTGAGAAGTCAAGTCTCATTCACCATCAGAGAACCCATACTGGAGAAAAACCCTTCGAATGTGGTGAGTGTAGGAAAGCTTTTGCCTGGAAGCCACAGCTTCTTAGGCACCAGAGAATTCATACAGGGGAGAAACCCTATGGATGCAGTGAATGTGGAAAGGCATTTGTTCAGAAAGTACAGCTCATTAAACATCAGAGAAATCATACAGGAGAGAAGACCTATGGATGCAAtgactgtgcaaaagctttcttTGAGAAGGCACAGCTCATTatacatcagagaattcatacaggAGAGAGACCCTATAAATGTGAGGAATGTGGGAAGTCTTTCACTAGGAAGTCACACCTTATGAGGCATCAGAGGATCCATACAGGGGATAAGTACTATggatgcagtgaatgtgggactGTCTTCCACAGGAAGGCGCAGCTCCTGATTCATCAGAGAAGTCATATGCTGTAG